From the genome of Blautia pseudococcoides, one region includes:
- a CDS encoding LytR/AlgR family response regulator transcription factor — MNIDNKISYMATEEFLMNIVICDDEKSICAELENIIKSYASERKVKIQTDVFLGGDTLTKYLCREEGPDIIFLDIEIPGYNGVVVGDYIRRVLENEQIFIIYISSKEQYALQLFQNRPFDFLVKPLQKKKIFAILDSIYRIVGKSNFDFEYQNNGVKYRIPYRDILYFQSEGRKINIVTKQKTKTFYGKLSEVENKVPEYLFLNIHKSYLVNFNYVKEYTYEWIRMLNDDILSISKMNRATIRRKIMEREADGFSNG, encoded by the coding sequence ATGAATATAGATAATAAGATATCATATATGGCGACGGAGGAGTTTTTGATGAATATAGTAATTTGTGATGATGAAAAAAGTATTTGTGCAGAACTAGAAAATATTATTAAAAGTTATGCTTCGGAACGCAAGGTTAAAATCCAAACAGATGTTTTTTTGGGTGGGGATACACTGACCAAATATCTATGCAGAGAAGAAGGTCCAGATATTATTTTTTTAGATATAGAAATACCAGGCTATAATGGTGTTGTGGTTGGCGACTATATACGAAGGGTATTGGAAAATGAGCAGATATTTATCATATACATATCGTCAAAAGAGCAATATGCATTACAGCTTTTCCAAAATAGACCATTTGATTTTCTGGTTAAACCGCTGCAGAAGAAGAAAATTTTTGCCATACTTGATAGCATTTATCGGATTGTAGGAAAAAGCAATTTTGATTTTGAGTATCAAAATAATGGGGTTAAATATAGGATTCCTTATAGAGATATTTTGTATTTTCAAAGTGAGGGCAGGAAAATAAATATTGTAACTAAACAGAAAACAAAGACTTTTTATGGAAAATTGTCAGAGGTTGAAAACAAAGTCCCAGAATATTTATTTTTGAATATCCATAAATCTTATTTAGTTAATTTTAATTATGTAAAAGAATATACATATGAATGGATAAGAATGTTAAACGATGATATTTTGAGTATTAGTAAAATGAATAGAGCAACTATACGTAGAAAAATAATGGAGAGAGAAGCAGATGGATT
- a CDS encoding prepilin-type N-terminal cleavage/methylation domain-containing protein codes for MARKKSDNRGFTLVELIVVIVIILILAALAVPSITHYVQKSKIAKCANQRHELETQFQIMGTDVPEIALCDQIGEVHVLLGDDILDYMVKNGYCTEDITVCPVYNEKYTVELTVESGQQQVDFSCSCVDNVKGYVSMCGSYYKELSSAGFTNREAVIQKVADEKGFLKISDTIKNKTVFADKDLYWKPYYLADGKMVLYGTTNTGNAWSNWEGYLIYVDGQIYQSTNTDTNGKPKDTNVASLKDIRENTLDKYLEDNKFENISK; via the coding sequence ATGGCGCGGAAGAAAAGTGATAATCGGGGTTTTACACTGGTAGAATTAATTGTTGTGATTGTAATAATTTTAATACTTGCCGCATTAGCTGTGCCTTCTATAACCCATTATGTACAGAAGTCAAAGATAGCAAAGTGTGCGAATCAAAGGCATGAGCTGGAGACACAGTTTCAGATTATGGGAACAGATGTGCCGGAAATTGCGCTTTGTGATCAAATAGGGGAAGTTCACGTACTGTTGGGCGATGATATATTGGACTATATGGTCAAGAATGGATACTGTACTGAAGACATAACGGTTTGCCCTGTATATAATGAAAAATATACAGTTGAACTGACTGTGGAATCAGGACAGCAGCAAGTTGACTTTTCTTGTTCCTGTGTTGATAATGTGAAAGGATATGTTTCAATGTGCGGCAGTTATTATAAAGAATTAAGTAGTGCCGGATTTACAAATAGGGAAGCCGTTATTCAAAAAGTGGCAGATGAAAAAGGATTTTTGAAAATTTCGGACACTATAAAAAATAAAACTGTCTTTGCGGATAAAGATTTATATTGGAAGCCATATTATTTAGCAGATGGTAAGATGGTACTATACGGAACAACTAATACAGGAAATGCCTGGTCAAATTGGGAAGGCTATCTTATTTATGTCGACGGACAGATATATCAGAGCACCAATACTGACACAAACGGGAAACCGAAGGATACCAATGTAGCGAGCTTAAAGGATATTAGGGAAAATACATTGGATAAATATCTTGAGGATAACAAATTTGAAAACATTTCCAAATAA
- a CDS encoding AfsR/SARP family transcriptional regulator, which yields MGESMIEEKLPVLKVHMLGGFSMEYGDRPISFRRNTATKSMKLLQILLHCGGKGIARVKLLDNLYGREELADVSNNLRVTSHRLKKMLVDAGLPEYDYIQIKSGIYRWNGPMEAEVDALMFSHLIELGEAETDEEKKIQYLRQACEAYHGEFLPGLSGEDWVLLESVQYKKKYTHALEEICDYMFKRREYETVLKLCDTASELYPFDEWQSVQVDCLMALNRYKEAIQIYEDTAKLFFEELGISPSEKMMNQFKEMSAKMSHKPQAINEIKGGLKEDDEEDGAFYCNLPSFRDGYRLVRRIIERSGQSVYLMLCTITDGKGRPMENKDKLTAMSDELYHAIKHCLRRGDSFTKYSPTQFLILLVGTNQENCGMIFDRISRYFAREHKSWEQHLEYYVSSIADVENDKSRISFRSNGFHWD from the coding sequence ATGGGAGAGAGTATGATAGAAGAAAAATTACCGGTTTTAAAAGTGCACATGTTGGGAGGCTTCTCCATGGAATATGGTGACAGACCCATATCCTTCCGCAGAAATACAGCGACCAAATCAATGAAGCTGCTCCAGATTCTACTCCACTGCGGTGGAAAGGGAATTGCCAGGGTAAAACTTTTAGATAATCTGTATGGAAGGGAAGAATTGGCAGATGTATCCAACAATTTAAGGGTAACTTCACATCGGCTAAAGAAAATGCTTGTAGATGCCGGTCTTCCGGAGTATGATTATATACAGATTAAAAGTGGAATCTACCGCTGGAATGGGCCTATGGAGGCAGAGGTGGATGCCCTTATGTTCTCACACCTTATTGAATTAGGGGAAGCGGAAACGGACGAAGAAAAGAAAATACAATATCTCCGCCAGGCCTGTGAAGCTTACCATGGTGAATTCCTGCCGGGACTTTCAGGGGAAGATTGGGTTTTGCTGGAGAGCGTGCAGTATAAAAAGAAATACACCCATGCATTGGAAGAAATCTGCGATTATATGTTTAAACGGAGGGAATATGAGACAGTATTAAAATTATGTGATACTGCCAGTGAACTCTATCCCTTTGATGAATGGCAGTCTGTGCAGGTAGACTGTCTTATGGCTTTGAACAGGTATAAAGAAGCAATCCAGATTTACGAGGATACAGCAAAGCTGTTCTTTGAAGAATTGGGAATCAGTCCTTCTGAAAAAATGATGAATCAGTTCAAGGAAATGAGCGCTAAAATGAGCCATAAACCTCAGGCAATCAATGAAATTAAAGGCGGATTGAAAGAAGACGATGAGGAGGACGGTGCGTTTTACTGTAATCTTCCAAGTTTTCGGGATGGATACCGTCTTGTAAGGCGGATCATTGAGCGGAGCGGTCAATCTGTGTATCTCATGCTGTGTACCATTACGGATGGCAAAGGTCGTCCAATGGAAAACAAAGATAAATTGACAGCCATGTCCGATGAACTGTATCATGCAATCAAACATTGTCTGCGCAGGGGAGATTCATTTACAAAATATAGCCCCACACAGTTTTTGATTCTTCTGGTAGGAACCAACCAGGAAAACTGTGGAATGATCTTTGACCGTATTTCCCGCTATTTTGCCAGAGAACATAAATCATGGGAACAACATCTGGAATACTATGTCTCCTCCATAGCTGATGTAGAGAATGACAAATCCAGGATCAGTTTCAGAAGCAATGGATTCCATTGGGATTAA
- a CDS encoding SpaA isopeptide-forming pilin-related protein, producing MKSNGKKRILAIVLCMVLMLSTGISTMADGGAAAETTSTPENAANQEPAAASVEDEAVGTEQGPADESADPDKATETKEEIPTETNTPENADVPNGDESIVSGVTDLVGGNTAQEETPEQGTEASNETTEQETESEATELKQEFIDENGNVAQRVTANLPEGAFQASASEITMEVNYLDEDTENHLKGLMTKALPKNDILGDYILYDIKFKVNGEVTEPQKEITITFEGSGLRIVDTKKANVFYLDPADTEVQDDKDEIIEIIQKNEMIENLQNAGQSVENIDEYDLSEISVNADGVAEKIQMEGRTSTIYGCYVEETPEPVQTLTYEDDDVIVNVDAYTLNAIPEGISLKVVPIRPDNKETKEYYNIVEQKIQEKAVKDAYDIAGFLAYDITFIDALGNKVEPEGNVKVSIDYKKEMIPESIEKESIDSTEVTVLHLEENDKGVIKNVVDMNESDQVKEIKTTEDNKIEKVQFETESFSAFTITWKQTDHKVNITLVDTNGNEINVSNPTYYNFSLSKGETFLIANKPEKFNEITDKTGTKTYTFHHASNIWNGATTGGSRVTGLRVKDKKVQWRDNNGGWRGYDSRDRYYFIYQLSEATGNKLTTKETLDHTKDGITMRMINYPTPANGLGGSIGGSYTENGKTGNIKKNLLKPVLDQGFPRTTKDNTSLKSLFDNGLQVNHLFRQDIYDETGYYEYSSFENYAYLNQNTKNFTVYDQIGTPSNDNEYFYKRGNFMPYNSIVAGKLSSNKNLYDEDGNGLKQGDPRFGEDLYLTQGTNDFYFGMYMEATFSQPRNGLAEHNNSKSPMRYEFNGDDDLWIYIDDVLVLDIGGIHDAHSGYIDFSTGVVCWKDCVKNGTPKEYRTTIKQMFKDANRLPDSKGVEWDDDKVDQYFNGDTLKDFSIHTFKMFYMERGAGASNLHMKMNLPIIPKDAIEVEKQLTNTDKEKYANVEFAFQVWAQKELGEDTQGNKIYSDTEYETLNSAVYKNTGESVEFAEREFGGESYNDVFILKPGQVAQFKDLQVDRKYYVVEVGVSAKEYDQIIINGVEYKAYNEDEQIQGVIQDIKTDKATVLERPRVVCENNCSAYNSRELRITKGMPDGQTTKDTFSFRILLTNQNSELVPYANGDYYLMDKSGNYYYFNDKNDLVSNGQEAKVCGKTSQDGIVTGVPVGYTVVVTGILSGTNFKVDEVNLDTDAYFDPEKVIEEGTCAEPTADGADGTILLGKIDAQVNITNRKRANTLRIKKVDSENSNVLAGAEFELQRWSEEHNRFEPVMKDDQVYKVITGDDGMAAFDNLENGRYKVIENKAPEGYVLDENNNSFEVTLPYTKLNPEDPSIIVDENSKPGEADIYYVITKTVSNIRKSWEIIKRSTNSTSYYLEGAEFELVPSDSGGSRYYGKSNASGKVIWYSDEKFNSSVSEQDIIPGTYTLKETCAPTGYVLSKETWKLTLGQNGSWINAEGVVQGNMIEKDNKVSCYFENSVLYELPSAGGRGIFGYTIGGALLMMVAALILYKNKRREVLEN from the coding sequence ATGAAAAGTAATGGGAAGAAAAGAATATTAGCAATTGTACTTTGCATGGTCCTGATGCTCAGTACTGGCATATCTACTATGGCAGATGGTGGAGCGGCAGCGGAAACAACCTCCACACCAGAGAATGCTGCGAATCAGGAACCTGCGGCAGCGAGTGTTGAAGATGAAGCAGTCGGAACAGAACAGGGGCCTGCAGATGAATCTGCTGATCCGGATAAAGCCACAGAGACAAAGGAAGAGATACCAACAGAAACAAATACACCGGAAAATGCTGATGTACCGAACGGAGACGAGAGCATCGTATCTGGTGTGACGGATCTGGTTGGCGGTAATACAGCTCAGGAAGAGACACCTGAGCAGGGAACAGAGGCAAGTAATGAGACTACAGAGCAGGAAACTGAATCTGAAGCAACAGAATTAAAACAAGAGTTCATAGACGAGAACGGAAATGTTGCACAGCGTGTAACTGCGAACTTACCGGAAGGCGCATTTCAGGCAAGTGCTTCTGAAATCACAATGGAAGTAAATTATCTGGATGAAGACACAGAAAATCATTTAAAGGGATTGATGACAAAAGCTCTTCCGAAAAATGATATTCTCGGTGACTACATACTTTATGATATTAAGTTTAAAGTAAACGGAGAAGTCACAGAACCTCAGAAAGAAATCACCATTACATTTGAGGGAAGCGGACTTCGTATAGTAGACACAAAGAAAGCAAATGTTTTCTACCTGGACCCGGCTGACACGGAAGTGCAGGATGACAAAGATGAGATCATTGAGATCATACAGAAGAATGAGATGATTGAAAATCTTCAGAATGCAGGACAGAGCGTTGAGAATATTGATGAGTATGATTTGTCTGAGATTTCTGTTAATGCAGATGGAGTTGCAGAGAAGATTCAGATGGAAGGTAGAACTTCTACAATCTATGGATGTTATGTAGAAGAAACACCGGAACCTGTGCAGACATTAACCTATGAAGATGATGATGTAATTGTTAATGTGGATGCATATACGCTAAATGCAATTCCAGAAGGAATTTCCTTAAAAGTCGTACCAATTCGACCAGACAATAAGGAAACTAAGGAATATTATAACATAGTCGAACAGAAAATCCAGGAAAAGGCAGTTAAGGATGCATATGATATCGCAGGTTTTTTAGCGTATGATATAACCTTTATAGATGCTTTGGGAAATAAAGTAGAGCCGGAAGGAAATGTTAAGGTTTCTATAGACTATAAAAAGGAGATGATTCCGGAAAGTATAGAAAAGGAATCAATAGATAGTACAGAGGTTACAGTTTTACATCTCGAGGAGAATGATAAGGGTGTAATTAAGAATGTAGTTGATATGAACGAGAGTGATCAAGTCAAGGAAATAAAAACTACAGAAGATAACAAAATCGAAAAGGTACAATTTGAGACAGAAAGCTTTTCGGCTTTTACAATAACATGGAAGCAAACAGATCATAAGGTTAATATTACTTTGGTGGACACAAATGGTAATGAGATTAATGTATCCAATCCCACGTATTATAATTTTTCCTTATCAAAGGGTGAGACATTTTTAATTGCAAACAAACCAGAAAAATTTAATGAAATAACAGATAAAACAGGGACGAAGACTTATACTTTTCATCATGCAAGTAATATATGGAACGGTGCTACAACAGGTGGATCCCGAGTTACAGGTTTAAGGGTCAAAGATAAGAAAGTTCAATGGAGGGATAATAACGGCGGATGGAGAGGATATGATTCAAGAGATAGATATTATTTTATTTATCAACTCTCTGAAGCTACAGGAAATAAATTAACAACAAAAGAAACATTAGATCATACTAAAGATGGTATCACCATGAGAATGATAAATTATCCTACACCTGCTAATGGATTAGGTGGCAGCATAGGTGGGAGTTATACAGAAAATGGTAAGACAGGTAATATTAAAAAGAATCTACTTAAACCGGTGCTTGACCAGGGATTTCCGAGAACAACAAAGGATAATACATCTTTAAAATCGTTATTTGATAATGGTCTACAAGTAAATCATTTATTTCGTCAAGATATTTATGATGAAACCGGGTATTATGAATACAGTAGTTTTGAAAATTATGCATACTTAAACCAAAATACAAAAAATTTCACAGTATATGATCAAATAGGAACTCCAAGTAATGACAATGAATATTTTTATAAAAGAGGTAATTTCATGCCATATAACTCTATTGTGGCAGGGAAGCTCTCCTCGAATAAAAATTTATATGATGAAGACGGAAATGGTTTGAAACAAGGTGATCCGAGATTTGGAGAAGATCTTTATCTGACTCAGGGAACAAATGATTTCTATTTTGGAATGTATATGGAAGCTACTTTCTCTCAGCCAAGAAATGGTTTGGCTGAACATAATAATTCAAAATCTCCTATGAGATATGAGTTTAATGGAGATGATGATTTATGGATTTATATTGACGATGTTCTGGTATTAGATATTGGTGGTATTCATGATGCACATTCCGGTTATATTGATTTTTCTACTGGAGTTGTATGCTGGAAAGATTGCGTAAAGAATGGTACTCCTAAAGAATATAGAACTACAATAAAACAAATGTTCAAAGATGCAAACCGGTTACCTGATTCTAAAGGAGTCGAATGGGATGATGATAAAGTAGACCAGTATTTTAATGGTGATACGTTAAAGGATTTTTCCATTCATACTTTTAAAATGTTTTATATGGAACGAGGAGCGGGTGCTTCTAATTTACATATGAAAATGAACCTTCCTATTATACCAAAAGATGCTATTGAAGTTGAAAAACAGCTTACCAATACTGATAAAGAGAAGTACGCAAATGTTGAATTTGCTTTCCAGGTATGGGCACAAAAGGAGTTGGGTGAAGATACTCAAGGCAACAAGATTTATTCAGATACCGAGTATGAAACATTAAATAGTGCAGTATATAAAAACACGGGAGAATCTGTTGAATTTGCAGAAAGAGAATTTGGGGGTGAATCATATAATGATGTATTCATTCTCAAACCCGGTCAAGTGGCACAATTTAAAGACCTTCAGGTAGACCGTAAATATTATGTTGTTGAAGTTGGAGTCAGTGCGAAAGAATACGATCAAATAATTATCAATGGTGTAGAATATAAAGCTTATAATGAGGATGAACAAATACAAGGGGTTATCCAAGATATCAAGACGGATAAAGCTACTGTCCTTGAACGGCCTCGTGTAGTATGTGAAAATAATTGTTCTGCATATAATAGTCGTGAACTTCGCATAACAAAAGGCATGCCGGATGGCCAGACTACAAAAGATACCTTTAGTTTCCGGATATTATTAACAAATCAGAATAGTGAACTTGTACCATACGCTAATGGAGACTATTATCTTATGGATAAGAGCGGGAATTACTACTATTTCAATGATAAAAATGATTTAGTATCAAATGGACAAGAGGCAAAGGTTTGTGGTAAGACGTCACAAGATGGAATCGTGACAGGTGTTCCGGTAGGATATACGGTTGTAGTAACTGGAATATTATCGGGGACAAATTTTAAGGTTGATGAAGTAAATTTGGATACAGATGCTTATTTTGATCCTGAAAAAGTAATTGAAGAAGGTACATGTGCAGAGCCAACAGCAGATGGGGCGGATGGAACCATACTTCTCGGAAAGATAGATGCTCAGGTAAATATCACCAATAGGAAAAGAGCTAATACTCTCCGCATAAAAAAGGTTGATTCGGAAAATTCCAATGTATTGGCAGGGGCAGAATTTGAACTTCAAAGATGGAGTGAGGAACATAATAGATTTGAACCTGTTATGAAAGATGATCAGGTGTATAAAGTGATCACAGGTGACGATGGTATGGCAGCATTCGATAATCTGGAAAATGGAAGATATAAGGTAATTGAAAATAAGGCTCCGGAAGGCTATGTATTAGATGAAAATAATAATAGTTTTGAAGTTACATTGCCTTATACAAAGTTAAATCCTGAAGATCCTTCGATTATCGTTGATGAGAACAGTAAACCGGGTGAAGCAGATATCTATTATGTGATAACAAAAACAGTATCAAATATAAGAAAGTCTTGGGAAATAATAAAACGCAGTACCAATAGCACCAGTTATTATTTAGAGGGAGCAGAATTTGAGTTAGTGCCGAGTGATAGTGGCGGAAGCAGATATTATGGTAAGTCTAACGCAAGTGGTAAAGTAATATGGTACTCTGATGAAAAGTTCAATTCATCTGTATCTGAACAAGATATTATTCCGGGTACTTATACTTTAAAAGAAACATGTGCACCTACTGGATATGTTTTGAGTAAGGAAACATGGAAGCTTACGCTTGGACAGAATGGTTCTTGGATAAATGCTGAAGGGGTTGTTCAAGGCAATATGATTGAGAAAGATAATAAGGTTTCTTGTTATTTTGAAAATTCTGTTTTATATGAATTACCTAGTGCAGGCGGTAGAGGTATTTTCGGGTATACGATTGGCGGTGCATTGCTAATGATGGTAGCAGCCCTAATCTTATATAAAAACAAACGCAGGGAGGTGCTGGAAAATTAA
- a CDS encoding SpaA isopeptide-forming pilin-related protein: MSKIKKVLAMLLALAMVLGTTLTTFAAEATDGNAEIKINNAEGARFGTVQVIEDDSSTDTGWAFVDGYAQYFTQANAFNTDNEQEIIKGMIHAQNPNAKEAKEIDGFAHKYAAALQNVFATITDETATATNPIPVENAGVYVIRGFEGEGITYSPMAAYVGFNYVTGKPSGILNAEEINAKKSTTHVEKENNDEDKVVEINKPVTYKVNSIVPFVPETDSNKYYRIIDEIKGAVYELKDNALDVNVVIKETKDSEQSKYTNTYKVVPTTTADNNQTFELDLDALLEGNPYANMYIELSYTAIVKDMIVNNTVYAGKGENEGKGDYGSDNDKLVSGTVTLTKKDANDETILLAGAEFVLTKVVDGVVNYATVDKTTNKLTGWTTVEKDATPLETKDDGTVTVNGLEKDVEYKFKEIKAPDGYSINETDVTVTWGDVPAELDKPVEGISQMLDTKLSSLPGTGGIGTTIFTIGGCLIMIVAAGLFFASRRKSAK, encoded by the coding sequence ATGAGTAAAATTAAAAAAGTCTTAGCTATGTTATTAGCCTTAGCCATGGTTCTGGGAACCACATTAACAACATTTGCAGCAGAAGCAACAGATGGCAATGCAGAAATCAAAATTAATAATGCGGAGGGTGCAAGATTCGGAACAGTACAGGTAATTGAAGATGACTCTTCTACAGATACTGGTTGGGCGTTTGTAGATGGATATGCACAATATTTTACACAAGCGAATGCCTTTAATACAGATAATGAGCAAGAAATTATCAAAGGCATGATACATGCACAGAACCCAAACGCTAAAGAAGCTAAAGAAATTGACGGTTTTGCACATAAATATGCTGCCGCGTTACAGAATGTATTTGCTACTATTACAGATGAGACTGCAACCGCTACTAATCCTATACCTGTTGAAAATGCAGGCGTTTATGTAATCAGAGGATTTGAAGGAGAGGGCATTACATACAGCCCCATGGCAGCATATGTAGGATTTAACTATGTCACCGGAAAACCAAGTGGCATTTTGAATGCAGAAGAAATCAATGCCAAGAAATCTACAACACATGTTGAAAAAGAGAATAATGACGAAGATAAAGTAGTTGAGATTAACAAACCTGTTACCTATAAAGTTAATTCTATAGTACCATTTGTTCCTGAGACAGACTCTAATAAGTATTACAGAATTATTGATGAAATTAAAGGCGCAGTATATGAGTTGAAGGATAATGCACTTGATGTAAATGTTGTTATTAAAGAAACTAAGGATTCAGAACAGTCAAAATATACAAATACTTATAAAGTTGTGCCTACTACAACAGCAGATAATAACCAGACATTTGAACTTGATTTAGATGCTCTTTTGGAAGGAAACCCATATGCTAATATGTATATTGAATTATCTTATACTGCAATAGTAAAAGATATGATAGTTAATAATACTGTATATGCAGGTAAAGGTGAGAACGAGGGTAAAGGGGATTATGGTAGCGATAATGATAAATTAGTTAGCGGTACCGTTACTCTTACAAAAAAGGATGCAAATGATGAAACTATATTGCTTGCCGGAGCTGAATTTGTATTGACAAAAGTAGTAGATGGCGTAGTAAATTATGCGACAGTTGATAAAACAACAAACAAGCTTACGGGATGGACTACAGTAGAAAAGGATGCAACACCTTTAGAAACCAAGGATGATGGAACAGTCACAGTAAACGGTCTTGAAAAAGATGTTGAATATAAATTCAAAGAAATTAAAGCTCCTGATGGCTATAGCATCAATGAAACAGATGTAACAGTAACATGGGGAGATGTACCAGCTGAATTGGATAAACCTGTGGAAGGTATCTCACAAATGTTAGATACGAAGCTTTCCTCTCTTCCTGGAACAGGTGGGATCGGTACAACAATCTTCACCATCGGCGGATGCCTCATCATGATTGTAGCAGCAGGTCTCTTCTTCGCAAGCCGCAGAAAATCTGCAAAATAA
- a CDS encoding class C sortase, which produces MKKRAHIIIVSLLFLAGLSLLLYPFVSNQWNNYRQSKLISSYEEVVNEKSTAGEIDYKAEASRAEAYNNALLPSILPDSFAVAEASEEDEEYMSCLNLTGDGMMGYVEIPKIDIKIPVFHTTEDEVLQKAAGHLEGSSLPIGGEGTHSVISAHRGLPSATLFTDLDKLKEGDHFLLYILDDTLCYEVDMISIVEPDQTEGLAVEEGKDLVTLFTCTPYGVNSQRLLVRGHRVPYEETVMEETPTSLLTGVSMHTSYLFWVIVGLAVTAAFVIFLYLREKKLRKKLDLGEKQENEELTDK; this is translated from the coding sequence ATGAAAAAAAGAGCACACATAATCATTGTTTCCCTTCTATTTTTAGCCGGTTTGTCCTTGCTGCTGTATCCCTTCGTATCAAATCAATGGAACAACTACAGACAGAGCAAATTGATCAGTAGTTACGAAGAAGTGGTAAATGAAAAAAGCACAGCCGGTGAAATCGACTATAAAGCCGAAGCAAGCCGCGCTGAAGCTTACAACAATGCCCTTCTTCCCAGCATCCTTCCGGACTCCTTTGCCGTAGCGGAAGCTTCCGAGGAGGACGAAGAATATATGTCTTGTCTTAACCTCACAGGTGATGGTATGATGGGATATGTGGAAATCCCTAAAATTGATATTAAAATCCCTGTTTTTCACACCACGGAGGACGAGGTACTTCAAAAAGCAGCAGGCCACCTGGAAGGAAGTTCTCTCCCTATCGGAGGAGAGGGCACACATTCTGTCATCTCCGCCCACAGGGGACTCCCAAGTGCCACACTGTTTACGGATCTTGACAAGTTAAAAGAAGGCGACCATTTTCTTCTCTATATTTTAGATGATACCCTTTGCTATGAAGTGGATATGATATCAATAGTAGAACCTGACCAAACCGAAGGGCTGGCAGTAGAGGAAGGAAAAGATTTAGTTACCCTTTTTACCTGTACACCATACGGTGTGAACAGCCAGAGACTTCTGGTTCGCGGGCACCGCGTTCCCTATGAGGAGACAGTAATGGAAGAAACACCTACTTCCCTGCTGACCGGTGTAAGCATGCACACAAGTTATCTCTTCTGGGTAATCGTAGGCCTGGCAGTGACAGCAGCTTTTGTGATTTTCCTCTATCTCCGTGAAAAGAAATTAAGAAAAAAGCTTGATCTGGGTGAGAAACAGGAGAACGAGGAGCTGACGGACAAATAA
- a CDS encoding class C sortase, which produces MKRKISTILFALLFLAGFGILVYPTVSNQWNTYRQSKLISSYEETLGDMTPEDFTKEWEAARAFDESLTQNNLYGDVFGEDKEELENTEYWKVLNVNNDGIMGYISIPKINIKVAIYHGTGDDVLQTGVGHLNGTKLPIGGESTHSVLAAHRGLPSARLFTDVDQLKRGDLFYIHVLDETLAYEVDEILTMIDKDDRETLDSAMAIEEGQDYVTLFTCTPYGVNSHRLLVRGHRVPYTGEEEIESTPVQSMLKAVQNYYMIYLILGLAVTLLVILLMKFLFRPRKKK; this is translated from the coding sequence ATGAAGAGAAAAATTTCAACGATTCTGTTTGCACTATTATTTCTGGCAGGATTCGGTATCCTGGTTTACCCAACCGTTTCCAATCAGTGGAATACCTACCGCCAGAGTAAACTCATAAGCAGTTATGAAGAGACCCTGGGCGATATGACGCCGGAAGATTTTACAAAAGAATGGGAGGCTGCAAGAGCCTTTGATGAATCTCTGACTCAGAACAATCTTTACGGTGATGTGTTCGGAGAGGATAAAGAAGAACTGGAAAACACAGAATATTGGAAGGTTCTCAATGTCAACAATGACGGGATCATGGGCTACATCTCCATTCCCAAGATCAATATAAAAGTTGCCATCTACCACGGCACCGGGGACGATGTCCTCCAGACCGGAGTAGGCCACTTAAACGGAACTAAATTACCGATCGGAGGCGAAAGCACCCACAGCGTACTGGCAGCCCACAGGGGACTTCCAAGCGCCAGACTGTTTACAGACGTTGACCAGTTAAAACGCGGAGATTTATTTTACATTCACGTACTGGACGAAACATTAGCCTATGAGGTAGATGAAATCCTTACCATGATAGACAAGGACGACAGGGAAACCTTAGACAGCGCCATGGCAATCGAAGAAGGCCAGGATTATGTAACATTGTTCACCTGCACTCCATACGGTGTAAACTCCCACAGACTTTTAGTCCGCGGACATCGGGTACCGTATACAGGAGAGGAAGAAATAGAAAGCACACCAGTACAATCCATGCTGAAAGCAGTTCAGAATTATTATATGATATATCTGATCCTTGGATTGGCGGTGACACTGCTTGTGATACTTTTAATGAAATTCCTGTTTAGACCACGGAAGAAGAAATAA